Proteins encoded by one window of Thermoplasmata archaeon:
- a CDS encoding DUF1610 domain-containing protein, with amino-acid sequence MAADKICSSCGKRLIGHGNTFFKCPKCGDYEIGRCDQCRDQSVPYECKKCGFIGP; translated from the coding sequence ATGGCAGCTGACAAAATATGCTCTTCATGCGGTAAGAGACTCATCGGCCACGGCAACACTTTCTTCAAGTGCCCCAAGTGCGGGGACTACGAGATCGGAAGGTGCGACCAGTGCCGCGACCAGTCCGTCCCTTACGAGTGCAAAAAATGCGGATTCATCGGACCATGA